The following are encoded in a window of Pseudomonas sp. St316 genomic DNA:
- a CDS encoding baseplate J/gp47 family protein, whose amino-acid sequence MSMLIPGQNQLAEPAIVTVEAFEDLLAEFKTFVVEYVGARSPASAAKLVDSLENQSELLTLALEAFCVRLQTHERKYNARIQQMLAWWATGSNLDARLADMGLERQLLDPGDPAAFPPVPAVYESDDDARLRYYLAPHAPAAGSRMQYRREIFTLGERPVVKVENASAGVVTVTYTFDPDGYAAQVKDGNGRRTAPGEVTVTVLSREGNGTPSEALLDGVREHFARPDVRPETDRVIVQAAQIKPYKIRVVAKINAGPDSGLTQVAAEQQLQAYAQACHRLEGRVDPSWIDYTLHSAGAVQLQILEPLAPIVTTAFQAPYCTGIEVEVDTL is encoded by the coding sequence ATGAGCATGTTGATACCCGGCCAGAACCAACTGGCGGAACCGGCCATCGTCACCGTCGAAGCGTTCGAGGATTTGCTCGCCGAATTCAAGACCTTCGTGGTCGAGTACGTCGGTGCCCGTTCGCCCGCCAGCGCGGCGAAGCTGGTGGACAGTCTCGAAAACCAAAGCGAATTGCTGACCCTCGCCCTCGAGGCGTTCTGTGTCCGCCTGCAAACCCACGAACGCAAGTACAACGCCCGCATCCAGCAGATGCTGGCGTGGTGGGCCACGGGCAGCAACCTCGATGCGCGGCTCGCCGACATGGGCTTGGAGCGCCAGTTGCTTGATCCCGGTGATCCTGCAGCGTTTCCGCCCGTTCCCGCAGTCTACGAGAGCGACGATGACGCCCGGTTGCGCTACTACCTGGCCCCCCATGCCCCGGCGGCCGGCTCGCGCATGCAGTATCGGCGGGAGATTTTTACCTTGGGTGAGCGGCCCGTCGTGAAGGTGGAAAATGCCTCGGCGGGCGTGGTAACGGTTACCTACACCTTCGACCCGGATGGCTATGCGGCGCAGGTCAAGGACGGCAATGGCCGCCGCACTGCGCCAGGCGAAGTCACGGTCACGGTGCTGTCCCGAGAGGGCAATGGCACACCGTCCGAGGCGCTGCTCGACGGCGTTCGCGAGCATTTCGCTCGGCCTGATGTGCGACCGGAAACGGATCGGGTCATCGTCCAGGCCGCGCAGATCAAACCCTACAAAATCCGTGTCGTGGCGAAGATCAATGCCGGCCCGGATTCGGGGTTGACTCAGGTTGCCGCCGAGCAGCAGTTGCAGGCATATGCCCAAGCTTGTCATCGCCTGGAAGGTCGGGTGGACCCGAGCTGGATCGACTACACGCTGCACAGCGCGGGCGCGGTTCAGCTGCAGATTCTCGAGCCGCTTGCACCGATCGTGACCACGGCTTTCCAGGCGCCGTATTGCACGGGTATCGAGGTCGAGGTGGATACGTTATGA
- a CDS encoding phage baseplate protein, with protein sequence MIGIDRNTGVTVDDWLQFVQRATRALTTPLGTRQKRPLYGCALTQLLGQNLGDDLLILAQSHAAQAFYNPDNGIDDFEPQIIVASRHGAGLLLRFAGTWKNRKQTFEVVT encoded by the coding sequence ATGATTGGAATCGATCGAAATACCGGCGTCACGGTCGACGACTGGCTGCAGTTCGTGCAGCGCGCCACCCGGGCCCTGACCACACCGTTGGGCACTCGCCAGAAGCGTCCGCTGTATGGCTGCGCCCTCACGCAGTTGCTGGGGCAGAACCTCGGCGACGACCTGCTGATCCTTGCCCAGAGCCACGCGGCCCAAGCGTTCTACAACCCGGACAACGGCATCGATGATTTTGAACCGCAGATCATTGTCGCCAGCCGACACGGCGCCGGCTTGTTGTTGCGTTTCGCCGGCACCTGGAAAAACCGCAAACAGACTTTCGAGGTGGTGACATGA
- a CDS encoding phage baseplate assembly protein V produces the protein MFDALLRMHLGPIIERLAQMETELEDLHRRAESFCRIGVCQEVDAASNTCKVSHGGLLTPAIRFFNPSAGTQSESRIPSVGEQCLLLNHGGGESGGQAVALFGLNGGQFPPVSTQASLTRRLYQDGTENGYDHGSHVLHWQNGPATFSGSREALQLNIGLARLAMTPDAIEWQLGAVGIRLDASGVHLSGPVVDHQGRVISTA, from the coding sequence ATGTTTGATGCGCTGCTACGGATGCATCTGGGGCCGATCATCGAGCGTCTGGCGCAGATGGAAACCGAGCTGGAAGACCTGCATCGGCGGGCGGAGAGTTTCTGCCGCATCGGCGTTTGCCAGGAGGTCGACGCCGCCAGCAACACCTGCAAGGTCAGCCATGGCGGTCTGCTGACCCCGGCGATCCGTTTTTTCAACCCGAGCGCCGGGACCCAGAGCGAGTCGCGGATTCCGTCCGTGGGCGAGCAATGCCTGTTGCTCAACCATGGCGGCGGTGAGAGCGGTGGACAGGCGGTGGCGCTGTTCGGCCTCAACGGCGGTCAGTTCCCGCCCGTCTCGACCCAGGCCTCGCTGACGCGTCGCCTCTATCAGGACGGTACGGAAAACGGCTACGACCACGGCAGTCATGTCCTGCACTGGCAAAACGGCCCGGCGACGTTCAGCGGTTCCCGCGAAGCCCTGCAGTTGAACATTGGCCTGGCGCGGCTGGCGATGACGCCCGATGCCATCGAATGGCAACTGGGCGCCGTCGGCATTCGGCTCGACGCCTCCGGTGTGCACCTGAGCGGCCCGGTGGTGGATCACCAGGGACGTGTCATCAGTACCGCATAA
- a CDS encoding phage holin family protein has protein sequence MTNEQQALLDMPIWLVIVLALVGGVSGEMWRADKEGARGWSLLRRLALRSGACVVCGVSATMLLYALGMSIWSACALGCLTAMAGADVAIGLYERWVAKRIGVCEVPPRDVPPDQP, from the coding sequence ATGACAAACGAGCAACAAGCGTTGCTGGACATGCCGATCTGGCTGGTCATCGTGCTCGCCCTGGTGGGCGGGGTGTCCGGCGAGATGTGGCGCGCCGACAAGGAGGGCGCCCGCGGCTGGTCGCTGTTGCGGCGCCTGGCCTTGCGCTCCGGTGCCTGCGTGGTCTGCGGCGTGTCGGCAACCATGCTGTTGTACGCCCTCGGCATGTCGATCTGGAGCGCCTGCGCCCTGGGTTGCCTGACCGCCATGGCCGGTGCCGATGTGGCGATCGGTCTTTACGAGCGCTGGGTCGCCAAGCGGATTGGCGTCTGCGAAGTGCCACCGCGGGACGTTCCTCCCGACCAGCCATGA
- a CDS encoding XRE family transcriptional regulator, whose protein sequence is MQKRNVSTVLRALLDQHGISPTELHRRTGVPQSTLSRILSGKIVDPSDKHISKIAEYFAVSTDQLRGRADVVPVGNARRDEPHSELKDISLWDDETPVEEDEVSVPFLREVELAAGSGRFVIEESERSSLRFGKRSLRHNGVQFDQAKCVTVRGNSMLPVLRDGATVGVNAGKCGIGDIVDGDLYAINHNGQLRVKQLYRLPTGIRLRSFNRDEHPDEDYTFQEMQDEQIVILGHVFWWGMYAR, encoded by the coding sequence ATGCAAAAACGCAACGTTTCTACCGTATTAAGAGCATTGCTCGACCAGCACGGGATCTCCCCCACGGAGCTTCACCGGCGTACCGGCGTGCCTCAGTCCACCCTCTCGCGGATCCTCAGCGGCAAGATCGTCGACCCTTCGGATAAACACATCTCGAAGATCGCCGAATATTTTGCCGTGAGCACCGACCAGCTGCGCGGGCGCGCGGACGTTGTGCCCGTCGGCAATGCCCGCCGCGACGAGCCGCATTCCGAACTCAAGGACATAAGCCTGTGGGACGACGAAACACCCGTCGAGGAAGACGAGGTCTCGGTCCCTTTTCTGCGCGAGGTTGAATTGGCTGCTGGATCAGGAAGATTCGTCATCGAGGAAAGCGAACGCTCAAGTCTGCGCTTCGGCAAGCGCAGCCTGCGCCACAACGGTGTGCAGTTCGACCAGGCCAAATGCGTGACGGTGCGCGGCAACAGCATGTTGCCTGTGCTGCGCGACGGGGCCACGGTTGGGGTGAACGCAGGTAAATGTGGGATCGGCGACATCGTCGACGGTGACCTCTACGCCATCAACCACAATGGCCAATTGCGGGTGAAGCAGCTTTATCGCCTGCCCACTGGCATTCGCCTGCGCAGCTTCAACCGTGATGAACATCCGGACGAGGACTACACCTTCCAGGAAATGCAGGATGAGCAAATCGTCATCCTCGGTCATGTCTTCTGGTGGGGCATGTACGCCCGCTAA
- a CDS encoding DUF6124 family protein: MSKNTSNPPTPDDHVSRSQSANAKKLDDAATRALDYYLKPKADKETCDTLDTLFVIAPNVDAECLLANLSETLASTNAMVSDLAFDLKGSRRHIALGVQQMIELSQLLANRALDVVDPR, translated from the coding sequence ATGAGCAAGAACACGTCCAATCCCCCCACCCCAGACGATCACGTCTCCCGCAGCCAATCGGCCAACGCCAAGAAACTCGACGACGCGGCCACTCGCGCCCTGGACTATTACCTCAAACCAAAAGCCGACAAAGAAACCTGCGACACCCTCGACACCCTTTTCGTCATCGCCCCTAACGTCGATGCCGAATGCCTGCTCGCCAATCTCAGCGAAACCCTGGCCTCGACCAATGCCATGGTCAGCGACCTGGCATTCGACCTGAAGGGCTCGCGGCGGCATATCGCCCTGGGGGTCCAGCAGATGATCGAGCTGAGCCAGTTGCTCGCGAATCGAGCGTTGGATGTAGTCGATCCGAGGTAG